A stretch of Lathyrus oleraceus cultivar Zhongwan6 chromosome 6, CAAS_Psat_ZW6_1.0, whole genome shotgun sequence DNA encodes these proteins:
- the LOC127092278 gene encoding probable polygalacturonase At3g15720 translates to MDFLITSLLVFSTTFCNSWNIAFGENNFDVLKYGAKGDGISDDTQAFVKAWNDLCGANQGTPTLVVPSGHTFLVHQYIFKGPCKSQNIQIKLDGTILAPHRNQWGACSKRWLHFIDVHGISFYGSGVIDGNGEDWWKDYDSPNQCKGSPTALLFERCDELQLSGISHINGPGFHLHIVHCRDVTISNIKINAPATTHNTDGIDLTNSVRVNIYDSAIQGGDDCVAIKGGSQFVNVTKLTCGPTTHGISVGSLGGGESDEFAENINIKYCTFNGAVSAVKIKTWPGGKGYVKSVVFDHITVNEVYNPIYIDQHYMKTPEKDQALKVSDVTISNVYGTFTSDQPIVLDCARIGCDNIILQDIKLDAVDRRKPSNTICNNVNGRTDVNVSPSLHCVRT, encoded by the exons ATG GACTTTCTTATAACTAGCCTCTTGGTATTTTCTACTACATTTTGCAACTCATGGAATATTGCATTTGGTGAAAATAACTTTGATGTACTTAAATATGGTGCCAAAGGAGATGGCATTTCTGATGATACACAA GCCTTTGTGAAAGCATGGAATGATTTATGTGGAGCAAATCAAGGGACTCCAACCCTTGTTGTACCATCTGGACATACATTTCTTGTGCATCAATATATTTTCAAAGGTCCTTGCAAATCTCAAAATATTCAAATTAAG CTTGATGGAACTATACTAGCACCTCATAGAAATCAATGGGGTGCATGCTCAAAAAGATGGCTTCATTTTATTGATGTTCATGGGATTTCATTTTATGGATCAGGAGTGATCGATGGTAATGGTGAAGATTGGTGGAAAGAT TATGATTCACCCAATCAATGTAAAGGATCACCTACG GCTTTACTATTTGAAAGATGTGACGAACTTCAATTAAGTGGGATCAGTCATATAAATGGTCCTGGATTTCATTTACACATAGTCCATTGCAGAGATGTAACAATCTCGAATATTAAAATAAACGCACCAGCTACTACTCACAACACTGATGGAATTGATCTCACAAACTCGGTTCGGGTTAATATATACGACTCCGCGATACAAGGCG GTGATGATTGCGTTGCTATTAAAGGTGGATCACAATTTGTCAATGTCACTAAACTTACATGTGGACCTACTACTCATGGCATTAG TGTGGGGAGTTTAGGAGGTGGTGAATCTGACGAATTTGCAGAAAATATAAACATCAAGTATTGCACATTCAATGGAGCTGTTAGTGCAGTAAAAATCAAGACATGGCCA GGCGGAAAAGGATACGTCAAATCTGTCGTTTTTGATCATATCACAGTCAATGAAGTATACAATCCTATATACATCGATCAACATTACATGAAAACTCCGGAAAAG GATCAGGCACTTAAAGTGAGTGATGTAACAATTAGTAATGTTTATGGAACATTCACTAGCGACCAACCTATTGTGCTAGATTGTGCGAGGATAGGGTGTGACAATATTATCTTGCAAGATATAAAGCTTGACGCAGTTGATCGAAGGAAGCCAAGTAACACAATATGCAATAATGTTAATGGGAGAACAGATGTTAATGTTTCACCTTCTTTACATTGTGTGCGAACGTAA
- the LOC127093817 gene encoding probable polygalacturonase At3g15720 — MVKSTLEVKRRGWARAMSTALSVKEENTMTNMKGVQCSKELYLDPSCSTHMTGRKDWHIKINRAMKKKVKFTDDTILAADGIRLQDSHGKHGLHVVDAKEALVLKTHMASNRILKVELKDWFITVIFLIVFCNSWIAFGENTFDVLKYGAKGDGTSDDTQAFEKAWNDLCGANQGTPTLVVPSGHTFLVHQTIFKGPCKSKNLHIKIDGNILAPKRNAWGSCSKRWLHFHTVHGMTVDGSGVINGRGDDWWKNYNDPKECVGSPTALLFERCDKLQLSGLTHLNGPGFHVYIVHSEDVTISNININAPADSHNTDGIDISNSIRVNVQDSIIQSGDDCIAIKGGSQFINVTRVTCGPTTHGISVGSLGGGKDEEFAESITVKNCTFNGASSAARIKTWPGGSGYVKSVIYDQIIVNNVVNPIEIDQHYMGTPEKKEALKVSDVTFSNIHGTCSGENPIVLDCAKIGCDNINLSQISITQVNPKKPSKTICNNVKGKTNVNVSPSLHCVQT; from the exons ATGGTCAAGTCAACTTTAGAGGTGAAAAGAAGAGGTTGGGCAAGAGCAATGAGCACTGCTTTAAGTGTCAAAG AAGAAAACACCATGACGAATATGAAAGGAGTTCAATGCAGCAAAGAGTTGTATTTGGACCCGAGTTGTTCAACTCATATGACGGGGAGGAAAGATTGGCATATTAAAATCAATCGTGCCATGAAGAAAAAAGTGAAATTCACGGATGACACCATTCTAGCGGCCGATGGGATCA GGTTACAAGATTCACATGGAAAACATGGGCTGCACGTTGTGGATGCAAAAGAAGCTTTGGTCCTTAAAACACATATGGCTAGCAATAGAATCCTTAAGGTTGAGCTGAAG GACTGGTTTATAACTGTGATATTTTTGATTGTATTTTGCAACTCATGGATTGCATTTGGTGAAAATACCTTTGATGTACTTAAATATGGTGCCAAAGGAGATGGCACTTCTGATGATACACAA GCCTTTGAGAAAGCATGGAATGATTTATGTGGAGCAAATCAAGGGACTCCAACTCTTGTTGTACCATCTGGACATACATTTCTTGTGCATCAAACAATTTTCAAAGGTCCTTGCAAATCTAAAAATCTTCATATTAAG ATTGATGGAAATATACTAGCACCAAAGAGAAATGCATGGGGTTCATGTTCAAAAAGATGGCTTCATTTTCATACTGTCCATGGGATGACAGTCGATGGATCAGGAGTGATCAATGGCAGGGGTGATGATTGGTGGAAAAAT TATAATGATCCCAAAGAATGTGTTGGATCACCCACG GCTTTATTATTTGAAAGATGCGATAAACTTCAATTAAGTGGACTCACTCATTTAAACGGACCTGGATTTCATGTATACATTGTCCATAGCGAAGACGTAACAATCTCAAATATTAATATAAATGCGCCAGCAGATAGTCATAATACAGATGGAATTGATATCTCAAATTCAATTAGGGTTAATGTTCAGGACTCTATAATACAAAGTG GTGATGATTGCATTGCTATTAAAGGAGGGTCACAATTCATCAATGTCACTCGTGTTACATGTGGACCTACTACTCATGGCATTAG TGTGGGAAGTCTAGGAGGTGGTAAAGATGAAGAATTTGCAGAAAGTATAACAGTCAAGAATTGCACATTCAATGGAGCTTCTAGTGCAGCAAGGATCAAGACATGGCCA GGCGGGAGTGGATACGTTAAATCCGTCATTTACGATCAAATCATAGTCAATAATGTAGTGAATCCTATAGAGATTGATCAACATTACATGGGGACTCCAGAAAAG AAAGAGGCCCTTAAAGTGAGTGATGTAACATTTAGTAATATTCATGGAACATGCAGTGGTGAAAATCCTATTGTGCTAGATTGTGCTAAGATAGGGTGTGACAATATTAACTTGTCACAAATAAGCATTACACAAGTTAATCCAAAGAAGCCAAGTAAAACAATATGCAACAATGTTAAAGggaaaacaaatgttaatgtttcACCTTCCTTACACTGCGTACAAACGTAA